DNA from Verrucomicrobiia bacterium:
TTGGCTTCGACTACCTGCGGGACAACGGCATGGCCTCCAATCGGGAAGAACAGGTCCAGCGGGGCCATTACTTCGCCATCGTGGACGAGGTGGATTCCATCCTCATTGATGAAGCCCGCACGCCGCTGATCATCAGCGGTCCCGCGGTGGTCTCGGTGGAGCACCGGTACGTGGAGTGGAAGCCGGCGGTGGCCCGCCTGGTGCAGGCCCAGCGCGACCTTTGCGCCCGCCTGCTGCGCGAGGCGGAGGAGATCCTGCGGGAGATCACCGCCCAGCCACCCGGGGCCCAGGTGTCGCCGGAAAGGGAATCCCAGCTCGCCTCGCTGCTGTACCGCGCGAAGTTGGGCCAGCCCAAATCGGAAGCCCTGCTCCGCATCTTCGAGGATCCCGTCAACCAAAAGCGGGTCCAGGCCTACGAAGTGGAGTTGCATGCCGACCAGTCCAAGAAGCAGTTGTACGCCGAAAAGGAGCAACTCCTCTTCGCCATCGAGGAGAAGTCCCACGAGGCGGATCTGACCGAAAGGGGCCGCCTGTTCATCTCGCCCGATGATCCGGAACAGTTCGTCCTGCCCGACCTGCCCACGCTCTACAGCCAGATTGACGCCGAGGTCGAACTGCCGCTCAAGGAGCGACTGGCGAAGAAGCAGGCCCTGCAGCAGGGCTTCGAGGACCGCGCCCAGGTGATCCATGCAATTTCGCAGCTGCTCAAGGCCTACTGCCTCTACGAGCGGGATGTCCAGTATGTGGTCACCCCCGAGCAGAAGGTGGTGATCGTGGATGAACACACGGGCCGGTTGATGAGTGGCCGCCGCTGGAGCGACGGGCTGCACCAGGCGGTTGAGGCCAAGGAGGGGGTGACGATTGAGCGCGAGACCCAGACGCTCGCCACGATCACCATCCAGAACTACTTCCGGCTGTACCGCAAGCTGGCCGGCATGACCGGCACCGCCGAGACCGAGGCCCAGGAATTCCACGACATCTACAAGCTCGGCGTGGTGACCATCCCAACCAACCGCCCCAACATTCGCAAGGACAGCAACGACTCGGTGTACAAGACCCGGCGCGAGAAGTTCGAGGCGGTGGTCCGAGAGATCCGCGAATTGCACGGACAGGGGCGGCCGGTGCTCGTGGGCACGATCTCGGTGGAGACGAGCGAGATGCTGGGACGCCTGCTGAAGGCCGCCGGCATCCCGCACTCGGTCCTCAACGCCAAATATCACCAGCAGGAGGCCGAGATCGTCACCCGGGCCGGCCAGCGCGGCGCGGTCACGATCGCCACCAACATGGCCGGCCGCGGCACCGACATCAAACTGGGCGCCGGCGTCGCCGAGGTTGGCGGTCTCCACGTGCTGGGCACCGAGCGCCATGAGTCCCGCCGCATTGACCGCCAGTTGCGCGGACGCTGCTCGCGCCAGGGCGATCCGGGATCGTCCCACTTCTTCATCTCCCTGGAGGACGACCTCATGCGGTTGTTCGGTTCCGACCGCATCTCGAACATCATGGTCCGCATGGGCCTTGAGGAGGGCCAGGAGCTGGAGCATCCGTTGCTGAATCGGTCCATCGAGCAGGCCCAGAAGCGCGTCGAACAGCACAACTTCCAGATCCGGAAGCGCACGCTGGAATTCGACGACGTGATGAACAAGCAGCGCGAGGTCATCTACGGCTTCCGCAACGAAATCATCCAGTCCGATGACGTCCGCGACCGCCTGATGGACATCATGGAGGAGGTGGTCCTGCTCAAGGTGCAGGAGTTCTCCGACACCGAGAATGATCCGGGCGAATGGAACCTTCGCGGGTTCTGCGACTGGGTGAACATGACCTTCCCGCTGGGCATCAACGAGAGCGACCTGCTGAAGGCGGCCCGTGACGGCAGCCAGTTGCCGGTGTCGGGCTCGATGTTCGACGGGCTGAACGAGGGGCAGCTCAGCCTGTTCCAGCATGTCGGCCGGACGGTCCGCGAGGCCTACGACCTCAAGGTGAGCCTGGAGAAGCCGCAGGTGCTGGCCAGCATTGAGCGGTACACCATCCTGAGCGCCATTGACCGCCTCTGGCAGGAGCACCTCTACAACATGGACTCGCTGCGGGGCTCGATCGGCCTCCGGCAGTATGCCCAGCGGGATCCGCTCATCGAGTACAAGGCGGAGGCCTTCAAGCTCTTTGACGAGCTGATGGTCAACATCAAGTCGGAGATCTGCCACAACATCTTCCGCAGTGCGAGCAGCCTGCTGGCGTTCGAGCAATTTCTGCACAATCTGCCGCAGATCACGATCCACCAGCAGGCGTCGGCCTTTGGGGGCGGCGCCCCGGAACCGCCGCCTCCCGACCCGGCGCAGGCGGGCATGGTCAGCGAGGCCAACGAAGCGCTGGCCAAGGCCAGGCCGGCGCGGTCCATGCCCCGTGTCGGGCGCAACGATCCCTGTCCGTGCGGCAGCGGGAAAAAGTACAAGAACTGCTGCGGAAAGTGACGGCGGCAGGGAGGAACGGCGGGGCGCCGTCCCCGATCGGGTCCGCGCCCGCGATGGGTGACGTCGTCGTGCGGCGTCGCGAAGCCTCCTGGAGTACGGCGGCCCCCCGCCGTTTTGGCGCGGAACGACGTGCCACTGCGGGGCGGTGGGTGGAGCCCCCTTTGCGGTGACGTGTCACGTCGTGGTCGCGGGCCTGCCCCAATTAGCAGTTGCGACCATGGGGCACCTGTCTATCCTCGTCGCCTGATGAAGAAACCGCGGCTGGTGCTGACTGCATTCCTATCCGGCCTGCTTGTCGTCGCCGCCGGATGCGGTGGCATTCGGGGAAGTCACAGTGTCTCTCCGGCCTCCTTTCTGATTCCGGGTCTCGACGTCCACGCGCCGCGCCCGGTGCCTTCCCTGCCCGTCCTGCAGCACAGTCCCGCCCGATAAATTCCATCATGCGATTTCCTCTCGCGCTGACCCTCAAGATCGCCCGTCACATCACCCGCAACCGCCTGAAGGGCGTCTCCAAGTTCGCCATGGTGCTGCAGCTCGAGCCGCTGCATACCTGCAACCTGACCTGCACGGGCTGTGGGCGGATCCGCGAATACTCCACGAGCCTCAAGGATCTGGTACCTCTGGAACAATGCCTGGCGGCCGCCGCGGAGTGCGATGCGCCCATGGTCTCCATTTGCGGTGGCGAACCGCTCATCTACCCGAAGATCGAGGAGCTGGTGGCGGGCCTGCGGGCGCAGGGGAGGATTCTCTACATCTGCACCAACGGCGTCTTCATGCGGAAGAAGATGCGCGAGTACCTCGCCGCCGCCTATGGCCCCGCGTTGGAGCCCCGGGTGGCGCAACTGGAGGCCGAGGGGCTGATCTCCGACAAGGAAGCCGCCCAGATCCGCAATGCCGATGCTGCGGCCCGCTCCAAGGTGACCATCCGGCCCACGAAGTGGATGTACTGGAACGTCCATGTGGACGGCTTGGAGTACACCCACGACCTCATTGTTGAGCGGGAGGGCGTGTTCAAGGAATGCGTGCTGGCCATCCGGATGGCCAAGATCCTCGGATACCAGGTCGCGACCAACACGACCGTGTACAAGGAGACCGATCCGGGCGAGCTGGACCAGATGTTCCGCTTCCTGAGCGCCCTGGAAGTGGACGGCCATACGATTTCGCCGGGGTACGACTACGATGCCGCCAAGAAGGACATGGTGAAGCGGCTGGGGCGCGATCCGAAGGACTTTTTCCTGACCCGTGAGCTGGTGCGCGAGAAGTTCAAGGACGTCCAGCGTTGGGGCCGGGAGTTCACCTTGTTCGGCACACCGGTCTATC
Protein-coding regions in this window:
- the secA gene encoding preprotein translocase subunit SecA is translated as MIGYLFRKIMGSRNEREVRKLRPLVGRINELEQGLQSLSDDALRQKSMEWKALLSEIEDPEVLRRRLDELLPEAFAVVKNACRRLCGRTIEVRGHPLPWDMIPFDVQLIGGAALHRGSIAEMATGEGKTLVATLPVYLNALTGRGVHVVTVNDYLAQRDSEWMGAVYRFLGLTVGCITHDQPPSVRREMYHCDITYGTNSEFGFDYLRDNGMASNREEQVQRGHYFAIVDEVDSILIDEARTPLIISGPAVVSVEHRYVEWKPAVARLVQAQRDLCARLLREAEEILREITAQPPGAQVSPERESQLASLLYRAKLGQPKSEALLRIFEDPVNQKRVQAYEVELHADQSKKQLYAEKEQLLFAIEEKSHEADLTERGRLFISPDDPEQFVLPDLPTLYSQIDAEVELPLKERLAKKQALQQGFEDRAQVIHAISQLLKAYCLYERDVQYVVTPEQKVVIVDEHTGRLMSGRRWSDGLHQAVEAKEGVTIERETQTLATITIQNYFRLYRKLAGMTGTAETEAQEFHDIYKLGVVTIPTNRPNIRKDSNDSVYKTRREKFEAVVREIRELHGQGRPVLVGTISVETSEMLGRLLKAAGIPHSVLNAKYHQQEAEIVTRAGQRGAVTIATNMAGRGTDIKLGAGVAEVGGLHVLGTERHESRRIDRQLRGRCSRQGDPGSSHFFISLEDDLMRLFGSDRISNIMVRMGLEEGQELEHPLLNRSIEQAQKRVEQHNFQIRKRTLEFDDVMNKQREVIYGFRNEIIQSDDVRDRLMDIMEEVVLLKVQEFSDTENDPGEWNLRGFCDWVNMTFPLGINESDLLKAARDGSQLPVSGSMFDGLNEGQLSLFQHVGRTVREAYDLKVSLEKPQVLASIERYTILSAIDRLWQEHLYNMDSLRGSIGLRQYAQRDPLIEYKAEAFKLFDELMVNIKSEICHNIFRSASSLLAFEQFLHNLPQITIHQQASAFGGGAPEPPPPDPAQAGMVSEANEALAKARPARSMPRVGRNDPCPCGSGKKYKNCCGK
- a CDS encoding DUF3463 domain-containing protein — protein: MRFPLALTLKIARHITRNRLKGVSKFAMVLQLEPLHTCNLTCTGCGRIREYSTSLKDLVPLEQCLAAAAECDAPMVSICGGEPLIYPKIEELVAGLRAQGRILYICTNGVFMRKKMREYLAAAYGPALEPRVAQLEAEGLISDKEAAQIRNADAAARSKVTIRPTKWMYWNVHVDGLEYTHDLIVEREGVFKECVLAIRMAKILGYQVATNTTVYKETDPGELDQMFRFLSALEVDGHTISPGYDYDAAKKDMVKRLGRDPKDFFLTRELVREKFKDVQRWGREFTLFGTPVYLEFLAGRRELPCSAWAIPTYNVRGWKAPCYVMTEGHYGTYQEVLKTVDWERYGTKDGVALNPKCENCMMHSGYEPSGALSTSLRDTWVNMRFNFGSKPRPYPSSPELTRAAYNGASIGKGHLAEAKAAVNQELAGAKSAYQRRDEEPEGAPTNGGCSSGTSSERDALIAKVRDSGSAVAKGD